The genome window TCGGTAATAACATATAAACCTTTTAACATCACTTATCCTCCTTGTTGATGTTATAATAAGATATATCAAAATTTGGAGATTTGTATGAGAGATAAAATTGCTTATTTGTTATCAACAGGGTTTTATGTTGGTAAATTACCAATAGCTCCGGGAACTTTTGGCACATTAGTTGCTATTCCTCTTATACTAATTTATTGGGATAAAGGTATTTTAGCTCAAATATCAATTAGTTTGGCTGTATTTTTTGTAGGAATATGGGCTTCTACAGTCGTTTCACAAAATTTTTCAAATGATGACCCGGATTTTGTTGTTATAGATGAGATAGCAGGTTTGATGGTAAGTATGATAGGTATAAAACCAA of Venenivibrio stagnispumantis contains these proteins:
- a CDS encoding phosphatidylglycerophosphatase A family protein, whose product is MRDKIAYLLSTGFYVGKLPIAPGTFGTLVAIPLILIYWDKGILAQISISLAVFFVGIWASTVVSQNFSNDDPDFVVIDEIAGLMVSMIGIKPTWEYILIAFILFRIFDILKPFPIKRFEKLEAGLGIMADDIASGIYVLILMHIITKFI